Genomic window (Verrucomicrobiota bacterium):
CCGTTTTTGAAAACGGCGCCTTCCTCGACGAAAAGTCCCGTGTCGCCGAGGTCTGGGCGGGCGGGGAATCTTTCCCGATGCCGACGCAAAATGAACCCCCATCGGCAACCCCCACGAACAACGCCCCTGTTCCAAGCACACCCAACCCCAGATCCACCCGCACCGCGAGATCCCCTCAAGAGGATCGAGGCCCCACCGATCCCGCCCGTCCGGTCTGGATTCGCGAGGCCACGGTTTGGACCTCGAGCGCGGCTGGCAAACTCTCCTCCTCCGATCTGCTCGTGACCGAGGGAAAGATCAAAGCGGTCGGCCCCGGAATCGACCCTCAAGCCCACGGGGTGAGCGACCCCTTGGTGATTTCAGGGAAGGATTTGCATGTGACCCCGGGACTCATTGATGCGCACAGCCACGGCATGATCCTGGGCGCCGTCAATGAAGCGACCCTCCCCTCCACCGCCATGGTCCGGGTCGAGGATGTGATCAACTCCGAGACGGTCCATCTCTACCTTCAACTGGCGGGCGGAGTGACCACCGTGAATCTCTTGCACGGCTCGGCCAATCCGATCGGAGGTCAGAATTGCGTGATCAAGCTCCGCGACGGAGCCACCCCCGAAGCCACGAAGTTCGAAGGCGCTCCCCCGGGGATCAAATTCGCGCTCGGCGAAAATGTAAAACAGTCCAATTGGGGCGATGGCAAAACCAACCGATTTCCCCAAACCCGCATGGGGGTGATCACCTTCCTCGCCAATCGCTTCGCCGCCGCGCAAGCCTACCGGTCCTCTCGTTCCGAAGGCCGGCCCCGGCGCCGCGACCTCGAACTCGAAACGCTCGCCGAAATTCTTCAAGGCCAGCGATGGATCCACTGCCATTCCTACCGGCAAGACGAAATCTTGGCCTTCCTCCGGCTCATGGAAAGCCTCGGCGTGCGCGTCGGCACCCTCCAGCACGTGTTGGAAGGATATAAAGTGGCGGACGAGATCGCCCGGCACGGCGCCGGCGCTTCCACCTTCTCCGATTGGTGGGCCTTCAAGTTTGAGGTGTACGACGCCATCCCGTTCAACGGCGCCTTGCTCCATCAACGAGGCGCTTCCGTCTCCTTCAACTCAGACTCGACCGACCATGCCCGCCGCCTCAACACCGAAGCTGCCAAAGCCGTGAAATACGGCGGACTCCAGGAGGAGGAAGCGCTCGCGTTCGTCACCATCAATCCCGCCCGACAACTCCGACTCGACCATCGCGTCGGTTCGCTCGAAGCCGGCAAAGACGCCGACTTCACCCTGTGGTCCGCCTCCCCTCTCGATGCCACCGCCGTGTGCCTGCAAACATGGATCGACGGCCGAAAGTATTTCGACCAGAAGGACGATGCCTCCCGCCACGCCCGCCGCCTCGCCGAACGGTCCGCGTTGCTGGCAAAAGCCAGGAAGGCCGCCGGTTCAGCCTCCGCACCGCCCGCATCCTCCCCGGACGCCAGGAAATTCTTCCAAAAGTCGCTGGAACACGAATTCGACGGACACGACCGCCACTGCCTCGATGAAGAGGAGGGACACGAATGAAACTGATCCTCTGCGCAGGCTTGATTCTCAGCCTGTCCGTCCCTTCCTCCGCCACCTCGCTGTTGCTCCAGGACGTGACCGTCCACGTGGGCGATGGACGGCGCCTCGAACATCAATCCGTGCGGGTGAACCACGGCCGGATCGAATCACTCTCGCAGAATACGAATCAAACGGCCGAAAAGGTTCTCAAGCTCACCGGACTCCATCTGTATCCAGGCCTGATTGCGCTGGGGAGCTCGCTGGGTTTGGTCGAGATTGAAGGTGTCCGCGCCACCCGGGATCAATCTGAAGTCGGAGAGTTCACCCCGGACGTGCAGTCCTGGTCGTCCATCAACCCCGATTCCGAACTCCTCGCGGTGGCTCGCGCCAACGGCATCGCCTACGCGGAGGCCACACCCCAGGGCGGATACGTTCCGGGCACCTCGGGACTCTTTGCTCTCGACGGCTGGACGCCGGAGCAAATGACGCTGAAGGGACCGGCTGCGCTGCACGCCTACTGGCCGTCCCACTCGATCAATCCTCTGGCCAAGGCCGACGCCCGCAACCCCTCAGGCTGGAAATCGCCCGAGGACCAGCACCGGGAACGCGAAGAGAGGGTCCGCCATCTCTCCGAATTCTTTGCGGATGCCCAGGCCTACAGCCGCCTGAATCATTCCCGGGTAACGCCCCCCGCATTCCAAGCCATGCTCCCCGTGTTCCGTCGAGACATCCCGCTGGCCATCCATGCGGAGGACGCGCGACAAATCGAAGCCGCCCTGAAATTCGCCGACGCGTTTGAGGTGCGGCTCATCCTCTACGGTGGACGGGACGCTTGGACGCTGGCCGAGGAGCTCGCCAAGCGGAAGGTGCCGGTCGTTTATGAACACGTTCATACCTTGCCGCCACGGGATTCCGATGCGTTCGACGTGCAATATCGGGCGCCGTCCGTGCTCACCCAAGCCGGCGTGGAGTTGAGCTTGAGCCTGGGAGGAAGATTCGAAGCCGCCTCGCTCCGCAATCTTCCCTACGCCGTGTCCCAGGCCATGGCATTCGGCCTGACTGAAACCGACGGACTCCGCGCGATCACATTAAACCCGGCACGCGTGATGAGACTCTCCGACCGCATCGGATCCATCGAACCCGGCAAGTTTGCAACCTTCTTCGCCAGCACCGGACCCCTCTTCGACATTCGTTCCCAGATTAAGCACATGTGGATTGCCGGACGGGAAGTGAGCCTGGAGAACCGGCACACGCGGCTCTACGAGAAATATCGGCAGCGGCCTCCACCTCCCTGACAAGGCGGGTCCGCCGGGCTGGTTTCAACCGAGCGCTTCCTTCACCTTGCGGAGCAGATTCTGGCTGGTGAATGGTTTTTGCAAATATCCGCTGGGGTCTTCCGCCTGGGGCCGAACATAACCGCTCATGCAGAGCAGTCGCACCTCAGGCGCGATGGCCTTGATCTTCTCGACAAGTTCCCGGCCGCTCATGGACGGCATCACCATGTCCGTCAGCACCAGATCGATCTGGCCCAGATTGCTCTCCAGAATCTCGATCGCCCTCGAACCACTTCCCGCCGTGAGCACCCGATAACCAAAGGCAGGCAGAATCATTTCGGCCATGGTCAAGAGCATGTTCTCGTCATCCACCACGAGAAGAGTCTGAACTCCGAAGAGTTCCTCAACCTTCAGGTTCGAATCGCGCACAAATTTGTCTTGAGCCGGCAGCAACAGCCGCACGGTCGTCCCCGCCCCCGGCTCGCTTTGCAGCCCCACGCTCCCGCCATGATTGGTCACAATCCCATACACCCAGGCCAACCCCAGCCCGCGATGCCCTGTCTTGGTGGTGAAGAAGGGTTCGAACACGCGCGGCAACAAATCGGGCGCAATGCCCGGTCCATCATCCGAGATTTCGATGCTGACGTAATAGCCCGGCGGAACCCGGCTCGAACCGTTCACCGCCTCCGCTTGGATCTCCACATTCCGGCTGCGCACGCGAATCGTGGCCGGCCTATCACACGCCTGCACGGCGTTCTCCAACACCCGCACTAAAGCCTGCTGAATCTTGGCCTCGTCGAAACTCACCGAATAAGGCCGGGCTTCGAATTCAGATTCCCAATGCAAGTTCGGACGCGCGCCCGGCATCTGAAACAGTCCAATGGTCCGGCGCAAAACATCGTTCAAATTCCCTTGCGAAACGGCACGTTGATCCTTCTCCGGGCGGCTGAAATCCGCGAGGTCCTGGGCGATCTCAGCGGCCTTTTCCGCCGATCGTTCCACCTCGAGCAACGCGTTTCGCCAAGAATGTCCGGGATCCATTTGCGAGAGCACCAGCGAGGTGTGGCCAAGAATGGTCGTCAGCGCGTTGTTAAAATCCAGCGACACACTGCGCGCCAAATGGAGCGCGCAATCGAGCTTCTGCTTCTGCAACGACGGTGCATCCAGGTTCGTTTCCGACGGCGCGCCGTGGGTCGCTGACGCCGCCTCGGTGCGAGCCCTGGATTCCAAACCCGAGATCTCCCCCTTGCGAAAACACTGGAGGATAAACTCACGGCCCTGGTCGGACTTGAATTCGGAGAAGAGGACCTGAAAGGGAATGGCCCCCCCTCCCCGGCTTCTAAACTTCAATTCCATCGGAGGGGGACAGGAGTGATTCATCTTCGCCAGGAGCATCTCCACGGTCACCGTCGAGGCCTGGCCCCAGATCGAGGAGAGATGCACCTGGCTGGGCTCGGCCAGCAGCCCGAATTCCCGCACCGCCGCGCCGTTCGCCCGCCGGACCGTCCCGTTGAGATTCAACCAGAGAGCCGGCCAAGCCGCGAGCTCGAGCGGTTGCAGGATGTCGGCTTTCATGACAACTTCGCCTCTCTACGTCGCCTCCATCCCTCGGAGCCCCTGTCTCCAAGACGACCGGCCCGGCCCTGCATCGCTCAAGGGCCTTTGCAACTTTGATTTCGCTTTCAAGCTCAAAATGCCTATCGGCAGTTTCCACACCCGGATTGAGCTCGGAACGCCGGGCCAACTTCGCCTCCCGATGCGCCTGCTTGATTTATCGAAGAGCCCCCTTAGGCTTGAAGGGACGGAACACCTTATGCAATTAAGCAACGACGAGATTAAGCGTTACTCCCGCCACCTCATTCTCCCCGAGGTCGGCATGGCCGGCCAAAAGAAAATCTGCTCCACCAGCGTCTTGTGCATCGGTGCCGGTGGACTCGGCTCCCCCATCGCCATGTACCTGGCGGCCGCCGGAATCGGCAAGATCGGCTTGCTCGACTTCGACGCCGTCGATTTTTCCAATCTGCAGCGCCAAATCATCCATTCCACCCAGGATGTCGGCCGGCCCAAAACGGAGTCCGCCAGGGAGACCATCGTCGGCATCAACCCCAACGTCGAGGTGATTCAATACAACACCCGCATGACCAGCGAAAACGCCCTCGACATCATCCGCCCCTACGACATCGTCGTGGACGGCACGGACAATTTTCCCACCCGTTACCTGACCAACGACGCATGCGTGCTGCTGCGTAAGCCCAACGTCTATGGATCCATTTTCCGTTTCGAGGGCCAGGCGAGCGTGTTCGCTCCGCATCTTGGAGGTCCCTGCTACCGCTGCCTCTATCCCGAACCCCCTCCCCCTGGCATGGTGCCCAGTTGCGCCGAGGGCGGCGTCCTCGGCGTTCTCCCCGGCATCGTCGGCTGTATTCAGGCCACCGAAATCCTAAAACTCGCGCTGGGCAAAGGATCCTCCCTGCTCGGACGCCTCCTGCTCTTCAACGCGCTCGACATGAAGTTCCGCGAACTCAAGCTCCGGCGCGACCCCCAATGCCCGCTCTGCAGCGAGAAACCCTCCATCGACAAGCTCATCGATTACGAAGCGTTCTGCGGCATGACCCCCGAAGCAGCTCAACCCGCCGCCAACCCCGACGAAGTCACCGTCCAAGAAATGAAACGCGCGCTGGATCAATTCCAGCTCGGCATCAAAGTCATCGATGTGCGCGAGTCGGACGAACACGAAATCACCCACATCCCGGGCGTCCCCCTGCTCCCCCTGAGCCAGTTGGGAACCCGCTTCACCGAACTCGATCCCAACCAACAACTCTATATCCATTGCAAAAGCGGGGTCCGTTCCCTGAAAGCCTTGCGTTTCCTCCGGGAACAAGGATTCAAATACGTCAAAAGCGTTCGCGGTGGCATTCTCGCCTACGCGGACGAAATTGACCCCTCCATCGCCAGGTATTAGCCCCCCCCCGCTGGCATGAAGGAGCAAATCGCCATCCTGGACTTCGGGTCCCAATACACTCAAGTCATCGCGCGGCGCGTCCGTGAATGCGGAGTCTATTCCGTCATTCACCGCTACGACACCCCCGCGTCCGAACTTCGGAAACTGCCCCTCCGCGGGCTCATTCTCTCCGGTGGCCCCTCGAGCGTCTATGATCCCAAGGCTCCCATGCCGGATCCTGGAATTTTTGAGCTGAACGTCCCCATCCTCGGCATCTGCTACGGAGTCCAGTTGCTCGCTCATTTCCTCGGCGGCAAGGTCGAGCGCGGCACCAAGCGGGAATACGGCAAAGGCACCCTCACCGTCCGCGATCCTCTCAGCCCGCTCTTCCAGAAAGTTTCCCGCACCTCCCAGGCCTGGAATTCACACGGCGACAAACTCACCCGCATCCCCCGGGGCTTCAAAGCGGTCGCCACCACCGACAACTCCGCGTACGCCGCGATCGAGAACCGACCGCGGCATAGGTTCGGCTTGCAGTTCCATCCCGAAGTCGTTCACACCGTCGAAGGCCGGAAAATCCTGTCCAATTTCGTTCGCCTCATCTGCGGATGCTCCCATTCCTGGAACATGCGCGGCTACTTGAAACACGCCGTCCAGGAAATCAAAAACCAGGTCGGTTCCGAACACGTCATTCTCGGGCTCAGCGGCGGAGTCGATTCCAGCGTCGCTGCCGCCCTGCTCCATCACGCCATCGGCGACCAACTCACGTGCATCTTCGTCAATAACGGACTGCTCCGCGCACGCGAGGCTGAAGTCGTCCAGGAAGTCTTCGGACGCCACTTTAAGATCCGGCTTCGCTATGTGAATGCCTCCGATCTCTTCCTTCGGCGTCTCCGCGGCGTGGCGGATCCCGAGAGGAAACGGAAAATCATCGGAAAAACTTTTATCGAAGTTTTCGAGAACGCCGCCCGCAAAGAGCGCAACGCCAAGTTCCTCGCCCAAGGCACTCTTTATCCGGACGTGATCGAAAGCGTGCCGATCGGGGGCAACCCCGCCGCGCTCATCAAGAGCCACCACAACGTCGGAGGATTGCCGAAGCGCATGAAATTGAAGCTGGTCGAACCGCTTCAGCAACTCTTCAAAGACGAAGTGCGCCAACTCGGCATCGAACTGGGCCTGCCCAAGGAAATCGTCTATCGCCAGCCCTTCCCCGGCCCCGGCCTCGCCGTGCGCATTCTCGGCCCCATCACCGCTGAAAAATGCGAACTGCTCCGCAAGGCCGACGCCATCGTGGTCGAGGAGATGAAATCGAGCGGATGGTACTACAAAATCTGGCAGAGCTTCGCCGTGCTCCTGCCCGTTCGCAGCGTGGGCGTCATGGGA
Coding sequences:
- a CDS encoding amidohydrolase family protein, whose translation is MLRILHGLLGSTLAAGFAMASSSIEPPGFRPKPFPKHALTGATVVPRPGQIISNAVVVIEDGRIASIGENSPVPPDARVRSYAGKFIYAGFIDPYWTPSNPKSIARSVSGGHGHTGHGMASGAPRFHGVPGSEPDPGHPGPGHGSATVTPEVRMALRYIPDLAALKAMREMGFTAGNLIPTQGIIRGQSALVQFNHREPSQSILAPDRFQHVAFSTEASPSDAYPKSLMGVIAVFRQAFLDAQFTVDHPGAPLEPDGGVSFNPWLQALAPAVLRQQPVVLEAGSALLASRAAALASELNLESILVSSGQEWRRPDLLAASSPAWIVPLDFPEVAKLPSDEDWEDVSLDQLRTWDWAPENPAVLQRAGKTLSFTVHGLGERKSFLKNLRLAVQRGLSADEALAGLTIHPARILKVQDQLGTIEPGKWANLTVFENGAFLDEKSRVAEVWAGGESFPMPTQNEPPSATPTNNAPVPSTPNPRSTRTARSPQEDRGPTDPARPVWIREATVWTSSAAGKLSSSDLLVTEGKIKAVGPGIDPQAHGVSDPLVISGKDLHVTPGLIDAHSHGMILGAVNEATLPSTAMVRVEDVINSETVHLYLQLAGGVTTVNLLHGSANPIGGQNCVIKLRDGATPEATKFEGAPPGIKFALGENVKQSNWGDGKTNRFPQTRMGVITFLANRFAAAQAYRSSRSEGRPRRRDLELETLAEILQGQRWIHCHSYRQDEILAFLRLMESLGVRVGTLQHVLEGYKVADEIARHGAGASTFSDWWAFKFEVYDAIPFNGALLHQRGASVSFNSDSTDHARRLNTEAAKAVKYGGLQEEEALAFVTINPARQLRLDHRVGSLEAGKDADFTLWSASPLDATAVCLQTWIDGRKYFDQKDDASRHARRLAERSALLAKARKAAGSASAPPASSPDARKFFQKSLEHEFDGHDRHCLDEEEGHE
- a CDS encoding amidohydrolase family protein — its product is MKLILCAGLILSLSVPSSATSLLLQDVTVHVGDGRRLEHQSVRVNHGRIESLSQNTNQTAEKVLKLTGLHLYPGLIALGSSLGLVEIEGVRATRDQSEVGEFTPDVQSWSSINPDSELLAVARANGIAYAEATPQGGYVPGTSGLFALDGWTPEQMTLKGPAALHAYWPSHSINPLAKADARNPSGWKSPEDQHREREERVRHLSEFFADAQAYSRLNHSRVTPPAFQAMLPVFRRDIPLAIHAEDARQIEAALKFADAFEVRLILYGGRDAWTLAEELAKRKVPVVYEHVHTLPPRDSDAFDVQYRAPSVLTQAGVELSLSLGGRFEAASLRNLPYAVSQAMAFGLTETDGLRAITLNPARVMRLSDRIGSIEPGKFATFFASTGPLFDIRSQIKHMWIAGREVSLENRHTRLYEKYRQRPPPP
- a CDS encoding response regulator, giving the protein MKADILQPLELAAWPALWLNLNGTVRRANGAAVREFGLLAEPSQVHLSSIWGQASTVTVEMLLAKMNHSCPPPMELKFRSRGGGAIPFQVLFSEFKSDQGREFILQCFRKGEISGLESRARTEAASATHGAPSETNLDAPSLQKQKLDCALHLARSVSLDFNNALTTILGHTSLVLSQMDPGHSWRNALLEVERSAEKAAEIAQDLADFSRPEKDQRAVSQGNLNDVLRRTIGLFQMPGARPNLHWESEFEARPYSVSFDEAKIQQALVRVLENAVQACDRPATIRVRSRNVEIQAEAVNGSSRVPPGYYVSIEISDDGPGIAPDLLPRVFEPFFTTKTGHRGLGLAWVYGIVTNHGGSVGLQSEPGAGTTVRLLLPAQDKFVRDSNLKVEELFGVQTLLVVDDENMLLTMAEMILPAFGYRVLTAGSGSRAIEILESNLGQIDLVLTDMVMPSMSGRELVEKIKAIAPEVRLLCMSGYVRPQAEDPSGYLQKPFTSQNLLRKVKEALG
- the moeB gene encoding molybdopterin-synthase adenylyltransferase MoeB, producing MQLSNDEIKRYSRHLILPEVGMAGQKKICSTSVLCIGAGGLGSPIAMYLAAAGIGKIGLLDFDAVDFSNLQRQIIHSTQDVGRPKTESARETIVGINPNVEVIQYNTRMTSENALDIIRPYDIVVDGTDNFPTRYLTNDACVLLRKPNVYGSIFRFEGQASVFAPHLGGPCYRCLYPEPPPPGMVPSCAEGGVLGVLPGIVGCIQATEILKLALGKGSSLLGRLLLFNALDMKFRELKLRRDPQCPLCSEKPSIDKLIDYEAFCGMTPEAAQPAANPDEVTVQEMKRALDQFQLGIKVIDVRESDEHEITHIPGVPLLPLSQLGTRFTELDPNQQLYIHCKSGVRSLKALRFLREQGFKYVKSVRGGILAYADEIDPSIARY
- the guaA gene encoding glutamine-hydrolyzing GMP synthase, translated to MKEQIAILDFGSQYTQVIARRVRECGVYSVIHRYDTPASELRKLPLRGLILSGGPSSVYDPKAPMPDPGIFELNVPILGICYGVQLLAHFLGGKVERGTKREYGKGTLTVRDPLSPLFQKVSRTSQAWNSHGDKLTRIPRGFKAVATTDNSAYAAIENRPRHRFGLQFHPEVVHTVEGRKILSNFVRLICGCSHSWNMRGYLKHAVQEIKNQVGSEHVILGLSGGVDSSVAAALLHHAIGDQLTCIFVNNGLLRAREAEVVQEVFGRHFKIRLRYVNASDLFLRRLRGVADPERKRKIIGKTFIEVFENAARKERNAKFLAQGTLYPDVIESVPIGGNPAALIKSHHNVGGLPKRMKLKLVEPLQQLFKDEVRQLGIELGLPKEIVYRQPFPGPGLAVRILGPITAEKCELLRKADAIVVEEMKSSGWYYKIWQSFAVLLPVRSVGVMGDERTYDYTIAIRAVESQDGMTADWVPLPPEVLSRLSSRIVNEVKGVNRCVFDITSKPPGTIEWE